DNA sequence from the Trichocoleus desertorum ATA4-8-CV12 genome:
ATTTCCGTCTACCATTGGCGGGCTTCTAGTCCATTTTGCCCCGATTGCTTGGTAATGTAACCGTTGCCTCCAGGTAAGGATCTTTGGTTGTTACCGGGTTCCCTTCGGGGCACCCCCCGATTGCCCAGCATATTCGCCGCGATCGCTCAATCTTGAGTATTATGGCGAATTTGGTTGATCCAGGTGAGGAGCGATCACAAATTTGCCTTATCCAGTGAAGATTTAGGAAACAGCTATATGTTCTTAATGGCAGGCTGCGGTTAAACTGACGTAGCCTATTTGCATTGAGGGGTTAGAGGGCTGAGTATCATAGCGTCTACTTCCTTGATCACTATAAGTGACATGCCAAACAGGGTAACGTGTCATCATCTTCATCGAGTACCGCTTCCAGCACTTCTGCCAACGGTTGATTGGGCTTTGTTTTTGCCTCTCGTACGATCGCTCGTTCATGGTCTGCAATAATTTCATCCTTACGTGCTAGCAATCCCAGCAATGTTTCGCCCTGCGTCCAAGTGTAGGTTCGACCATCGCTATGGTTTTGCTCGTAGGCGATCGCCTTGGCAAATAGGTCAGGATGCTCCTGCGCTAGCATCACCCACTCATACTTCCGCTGGAAGAAGCAGAAGTAACATCCTGAGCGACTGCGCCAGCGGTAATAGTCTGGTAAGCCAATGCCACTTTCCTCTAACAACCGAATAATATCTGCCTTAACTAGCCCATGTTCCTTAAAGGGGTAACGGGCTTGAATTGTTGGCTTTGTCGAAATATAGCCTTCCCGGTGTTCATCTGCACGAATGCCAATATAGCTGATGGCATCGTCATCACCGATAAACTCCTCCAAAGGCTTAATCTTCATTTGTTTTGTACACCATCGCACTTGAGGAGATGGCAAAACGCCTCCATACACCTCTAACCAATGGTCAAAACCGCGATCGGCACTTAAGCGAATAATTTTGATACCCAGCCGAGCCTCAATGCGATCGAGATAATCATAAGTTTCTGACAGTTCCTTGTGGGTATCACAGAAAAAATACTCCATCGGCAGGTCAGGGTACTTTTGTCGCATCAGCACCGCTAGGGCAGTACTATCCTTACCCCCTGAAAGCCCCAGAATATGTCGAATGGGCTGCTTCACCATCTCCCTTAATCCACCACCTTCGTTTTCCGTTTACCCCGCCTCTGACGGACTTCCTTCAATTCGTCGGGGGTTTGTACCTGCAACACCTCTCTTGCCAATTTAGCAATCAAAGCTTGCCGCAGTTTAGCATCGTTCCGGAGGGTCGGCTTGTCTAAGATCTCATCCACTAACCGATTCAGTTGTTCTTCCTGGGTCTGGTCAATCCAGACAACCTGGTTTAGTTCGTGTCCGTCTGATTTGGTGACGGTAAGCCGATATGCCTCAAAGCCTTCATGGTCAGTCGCTGCAATATCTTTTTGTAAGGCTTCTAGTCGCTTAAACTGTCGAGCAACATCATTCAGCTTCAATTCAAAGGCAGCGCGATCGTCATCGCTCCAAGTATGGGCAGGCTTATCTGCCAAAATCATCATCAGGGATTCTAACCACTCCGTATCTGCCAACATGGTATCGCTCGCCGCTAGCGTAAAGCGCCTCAGCATTGGCTCCAAGCAGCGATCGACCAAGTAGTTGGCTCTCACACGCAAATCAGGCCGCAAATGCTCTAGGTTACTACGGACTCCGAAAGCAGCATGAAGCAACTGCCGACCAGTACTCAGGAGATTTTCATAGGTAATCTCTAATTCATGAAGTGCTTTAACCAACCGTTTGCGGAAGGTTCGTGCCGCCGATTCATCATTTGGATCAGCATGCCGAATGGGAGCCAACCCACAGGCTTGAGGCAGACTAGTAAACAATAGTTTATCTGGCTCTTGAGCTGTTTGCAACGTTTTCAGGACTGCCTGAGCTTCAGCACTCAGTTGTTGAGTTTTCAGGGTGTAGGCTGGCAGCTTCTTGACGAACTGGAACAACGGCTTGGCGATCGCCAAGAGCGAAGTGTTCCGTACTCCCGCAGGGACTCGACTCCGCCAAATAGCTTCCAATTCTTGAAAGACCTGGGATCGCAGCCCTGCCATTTCAAACGATTTAACGGCAAACCGTCCGGGTTGTTTCACTAACAACTCAAAATGAGGAGCCGTCAACACCGGAACAAACGTCCCATCATGATAAAGCCCGACATCATCAACGTGGTAAAGCAGCATAGCAGCTAACAGCACTGGGATTACCCCTGGTTTAACGCCATAGGGTGGAGCCCCTAGCAAGGCGTATAGCTGATCGAGGCTGCGCGGTTGTTCAGCAGATTTCAAACAAAAGGATTCAACTGACTGCCAGAGACTTGATAAATCTGTCCTGCCATTGCCTTTTTGTTTGGCAGAACGATTTGCAATTGGCGGATAGAAACCCCATTCTCCATTCTCCTGGCGGTGAATCCCTGGCTCTGCCAGCACCGAGTAATACATGCTCACTTCAGGACCATAGCCCTTCAGTCCCAATTTCTCCTGATCTTCATGGTTCAGCATGCCTTCAATCAACTCACGCCGCGCCTTTGCCCCTTGAGAGGTAAGTTCTCGCCGGTTAATCAATTCATTCCAAAGAGTAGGGCTATGGCAATAGACCTTCTCACACACCTCCGATAATGCTGCATTGAGATCGGCGCTATCTCGAATCTCCTGCTGTTCTCCTAAAAACCAGGAAAAGCTTTCAGAATTAGCGGGATCAAGTGCCTGAGTTAATGTCTCATCCATCAAGTTTTCTGCTTGCACCAACCGCTGCCGCACTTCCCGCCGAGCAACCCCATCCGTTTGCAATTCTGAAGCGGTTGATTGAATCTTTTCTAAGGCGGCAAATTCGATCGCGCGGTCGCGCAAGGTTTTGAGATGAGCCGTATTAACCACAATAAGAGGCTTACCATCTTTAGTGGTAGAAGGGGGAGCTTCTACAAGAGGTTGTGCCTCCATCCAGTACACGATCAAGCCGTCATAATCTGGCTTAGATACTTGAAGGGTGGATAGGTCATGAGTCTTATCTCCATATCGCCGCTCAAAATAGCGGAGGGTTCCCACTCGGTAACTGTGGCGTTGAGCAACCAATGGTTTTAAGGCACGCACCCGTGACAAGATCTCAACTAGCGATCCCCGTTCTTGTTCAAAATACTGGTCGATCGCAATCTGAACATTGAAATCAGATCCCTCCCAGATTCGCAGTTCATCCAACTGCTTACGGTAAGTAATTAGGTTTTTCTCTAAAAGGGTTTGAATCGCCGTTTGCCAAGGGTTATCGCTAGTCGTTTCATCAGGCGACTCACACAATGGCAAGATTGACAGGGCTTGAGTTGCCCGTAGTGCCCCTGCCGATGTAATTAAATTAAGCGTACCAATCGTCTTGAGTGCCTGAATTACTTCAGGTGACAGATCCATTCGACGGCTGGCATCTGCAACAACCCCCTGAACCTCTAGCCACTTCTGAACATTGGGACGAGATGACAACCCCATCCCTGCTGACTCTACAAAATAGTCGTAAACCTGATGGATTTTTAGCGTTGGAATTAAATTTTTATTGAGAGCCGTTGAATCTAAGAATTGCTTAAAGGAATATGGCTCAGAACTCGTCAGGAAGGTAAAGAGAGAGCGATCGTTTTGAGCATACCTCGTACACAGCTGGGGTAATACCAGAGAGGTCAGTGGATGAAGTGGATAAGCC
Encoded proteins:
- a CDS encoding phosphoadenosine phosphosulfate reductase family protein; translation: MVKQPIRHILGLSGGKDSTALAVLMRQKYPDLPMEYFFCDTHKELSETYDYLDRIEARLGIKIIRLSADRGFDHWLEVYGGVLPSPQVRWCTKQMKIKPLEEFIGDDDAISYIGIRADEHREGYISTKPTIQARYPFKEHGLVKADIIRLLEESGIGLPDYYRWRSRSGCYFCFFQRKYEWVMLAQEHPDLFAKAIAYEQNHSDGRTYTWTQGETLLGLLARKDEIIADHERAIVREAKTKPNQPLAEVLEAVLDEDDDTLPCLACHL